CGCACCGAAATCAACAAGTCCCGTCGTTCGCGCGTTCGCACCTTCCTCCGCAAGGTTGAAGACGCTCTCCTGAGCGGCGACAAGGAAGCAGCATCGGTTGCATTCAAGGCTGCTGAGCCTGAACTGATGCGCGCTGCTTCAAAGGGTGTCGTTCACAA
The Ochrobactrum sp. BTU1 DNA segment above includes these coding regions:
- the rpsT gene encoding 30S ribosomal protein S20 → MANTPSAKKAVRKIAARTEINKSRRSRVRTFLRKVEDALLSGDKEAASVAFKAAEPELMRAASKGVVHKNTAARKVSRLAARVKALNA